From Candidatus Binataceae bacterium, one genomic window encodes:
- the ilvC gene encoding ketol-acid reductoisomerase, translating into MKVFYDRDADLSALAGRKIAIIGYGSQGHAHALNLRDSGMDVRVGLGVDSKSRPKAAAAGLRVMDGAAAAREADVIMMLVPDEAGGDIYRESVAPGLAAGKYLAFGHGFNIHFKAIVPPPEVNVFMIAPKGPGHLVRSEYSKGRGVPCLLAVAQDPSGDTARVGLAYGSAIGGGRAAIIETTFREETETDLFGEQSVLCGGLTELIRAGYETLVEAGYAPEMAYFECLHEVKLIVDLIYEGGISNMRYSISNTAEYGDMTRGRRVVGGPSREAMKQILSEIQSGQFAREWLAEYRAGLPTFKRLRAEGEAHPIEEVGRKLRAFMPWLASDRLVDKARN; encoded by the coding sequence ATGAAGGTGTTTTACGATCGCGATGCTGACCTGAGCGCGCTGGCTGGGCGCAAGATCGCGATTATCGGTTACGGCAGCCAGGGACATGCCCACGCACTTAACCTGCGCGACAGCGGAATGGACGTGCGAGTGGGGCTGGGGGTGGACAGCAAATCGCGTCCCAAGGCTGCCGCCGCCGGTTTACGTGTGATGGATGGCGCGGCGGCGGCGCGCGAAGCCGACGTCATCATGATGCTGGTGCCGGACGAAGCCGGCGGCGATATCTATCGCGAAAGCGTTGCGCCCGGGCTGGCGGCGGGTAAGTACCTGGCCTTCGGCCATGGCTTCAACATCCATTTCAAGGCGATCGTGCCTCCTCCCGAAGTCAACGTCTTTATGATTGCACCCAAGGGGCCTGGCCACCTGGTGCGTTCGGAATACAGCAAGGGGCGTGGGGTTCCCTGCCTGCTGGCGGTGGCCCAGGATCCCTCGGGCGATACCGCGCGGGTCGGACTGGCCTACGGCAGCGCTATTGGGGGGGGGCGCGCGGCCATCATCGAGACGACTTTTCGCGAGGAGACCGAAACCGACCTCTTTGGCGAGCAATCGGTGCTGTGCGGCGGGCTGACCGAGCTTATCCGGGCCGGTTACGAGACTTTGGTGGAGGCCGGCTACGCGCCCGAAATGGCCTACTTCGAGTGCCTGCATGAGGTCAAGTTGATCGTGGATCTGATATACGAGGGCGGCATTTCCAATATGCGCTACTCGATCAGCAACACCGCCGAGTATGGCGACATGACTCGCGGCAGGCGGGTAGTGGGCGGGCCCTCGCGCGAGGCGATGAAACAGATCCTCAGCGAGATTCAATCGGGTCAATTCGCGCGCGAATGGCTGGCCGAGTATCGGGCTGGGTTGCCAACTTTCAAGCGGTTGCGTGCCGAGGGCGAAGCCCATCCGATCGAGGAGGTGGGGCGCAAGCTGCGCGCCTTCATGCCCTGGCTGGCCAGCGATCGCCTGGTGGACAAAGCGCGCAACTGA
- a CDS encoding phosphatidylserine decarboxylase, with translation MSAAPRNSAPQFRRRRLPLAPEGAKIPLSLLAVGLLVFVVGLRWAGGLILMAAAFALWFFRDPERAAPQREGVVLSGADGKVVEVSEGPAPHQSDGRFRKVGIFMSPLDVHVNRAPVDGEVESVVHTAGQFRAAFSDYASQLNERNLIVLADRQGRRHAMVQIAGYLARRIICRLRPHDFIVRGQRLGLIMFGSRVDHFLPLEFRVTVAVGDRVRAGESVIGELAQ, from the coding sequence ATGTCGGCCGCGCCGCGCAATAGCGCGCCCCAGTTCCGGCGCCGACGCTTGCCGCTGGCGCCCGAGGGCGCCAAAATCCCGCTTTCGCTGCTGGCCGTAGGTTTGCTTGTCTTCGTGGTCGGCCTACGCTGGGCAGGCGGCTTGATCTTGATGGCGGCCGCCTTCGCGCTGTGGTTTTTCCGCGATCCTGAGCGCGCGGCGCCCCAGCGCGAGGGCGTGGTGTTGTCAGGTGCCGACGGCAAAGTGGTCGAGGTCAGCGAGGGGCCGGCGCCCCACCAGAGCGATGGCCGCTTTCGTAAAGTGGGCATCTTCATGTCGCCGCTGGACGTGCATGTAAATCGCGCGCCCGTGGACGGCGAGGTGGAGAGCGTCGTTCACACCGCCGGGCAATTCCGCGCCGCCTTCAGCGATTACGCCAGCCAGCTCAACGAGCGAAATCTCATCGTATTGGCCGACCGTCAGGGCCGGCGCCATGCGATGGTGCAGATCGCAGGCTACTTGGCTCGTCGCATCATCTGTCGGTTGCGCCCGCATGATTTTATCGTGCGTGGCCAGCGCTTGGGCTTGATTATGTTTGGTAGCCGAGTTGATCATTTTCTACCCTTAGAGTTCCGGGTCACAGTGGCGGTGGGAGATCGGGTGCGCGCAGGCGAAAGCGTGATTGGAGAGCTAGCTCAATGA